In Mustela lutreola isolate mMusLut2 chromosome 1, mMusLut2.pri, whole genome shotgun sequence, one genomic interval encodes:
- the PSMA1 gene encoding proteasome subunit alpha type-1 isoform X1 has protein sequence MFRNQYDNDVTVWSPQGRIHQIEYAMEAVKQGSATVGLKSKTHAVLVALKRAQSELAAHQKKILHVDNHIGISIAGLTADARLLCNFMRQECLDSRFVFDRPLPVSRLVSLIGSKTQIPTQRYGRRPYGVGLLIAGYDDMGPHIFQTCPSANYFDCRAMSIGARSQSARTYLERHMSGFMECNLNELVKHGLRALRETLPAEQDLTTKVDNMFFNSRFQHYRMSPLELLVKTWSSRFMMMMMYLHSWKVLKKDRRERHSLLNLLMNLQKRLMNQWNIKLQASLCVYYQICKNSGTCTDDSNLYFEPKDAGWSYGMF, from the exons ATG tttCGCAACCAGTATGACAATGATGTCACGGTTTGGAGCCCTCAG GGCAGGATTCATCAAATTGAGTATGCAATGGAAGCTGTCAAGCAAGGTTCAGCCACGGTTGGTCTGAAATCAAAAACCCATGCAGTGTTGGTTGCACTAAAG AGAGCACAGTCAGAGCTTGCAGctcatcagaaaaaaattctccatgtTGACAACCATATTGGTATCTCAATTGCGGGACTTACTGCTGATGCTAGACTGTTATG TAATTTTATGCGCCAGGAGTGTTTGGATTCCAGATTTGTATTTGACAGACCTCTTCCTGTGTCTCGTCTTGTATCTCTAATTGGAAGCA AGACCCAGATACCAACCCAGCGATATGGCCGGAGACCATATGGTGTTGGACTGCTGATTGCTGGTTATGAT gaTATGGGCCCTCACATTTTCCAAACCTGTCCGTCTGCCAACTATTTTGACTGTAGAGCTATGTCCATTGGAGCCCGTTCTCAATCAGCTCGTACTTACTTGGAGAGACATATGTCTGGATTTATGGAGT GCAATTTAAATGAACTGGTGAAACATGGTCTGCGTGCCTTACGAGAGACGCTTCCGGCAGAACAGGACCTAACTACAAAGGTAGATAACATGTTCTTCAATTCAAGATTTCAACATTATAG aaTGTCTCCATTGGAATTGTTGGTAAAGACTTGGAGTTCACgatttatgatgatgatgatgtatcTCCATTCCTGGAAGGTCTTGAAGAAAGACCGCAGAGAAAGGCACAG CCTGCTCAACCTGCTGATGAACCTGCAGAAAAGGCTGATGAACCAATGGAACATTAAGTTACAAGCCAGTCTATGTGTGTATTATCAAATCTGTAAGAATTCAGGAACATGTACTGATGACAGTAATCTATACTTTGAACCAAAAGATGCAGGGTGGTCTTATGGTATGTTTTAG
- the PSMA1 gene encoding proteasome subunit alpha type-1 isoform X2: MFRNQYDNDVTVWSPQGRIHQIEYAMEAVKQGSATVGLKSKTHAVLVALKRAQSELAAHQKKILHVDNHIGISIAGLTADARLLCNFMRQECLDSRFVFDRPLPVSRLVSLIGSKTQIPTQRYGRRPYGVGLLIAGYDDMGPHIFQTCPSANYFDCRAMSIGARSQSARTYLERHMSGFMECNLNELVKHGLRALRETLPAEQDLTTKNVSIGIVGKDLEFTIYDDDDVSPFLEGLEERPQRKAQPAQPADEPAEKADEPMEH; this comes from the exons ATG tttCGCAACCAGTATGACAATGATGTCACGGTTTGGAGCCCTCAG GGCAGGATTCATCAAATTGAGTATGCAATGGAAGCTGTCAAGCAAGGTTCAGCCACGGTTGGTCTGAAATCAAAAACCCATGCAGTGTTGGTTGCACTAAAG AGAGCACAGTCAGAGCTTGCAGctcatcagaaaaaaattctccatgtTGACAACCATATTGGTATCTCAATTGCGGGACTTACTGCTGATGCTAGACTGTTATG TAATTTTATGCGCCAGGAGTGTTTGGATTCCAGATTTGTATTTGACAGACCTCTTCCTGTGTCTCGTCTTGTATCTCTAATTGGAAGCA AGACCCAGATACCAACCCAGCGATATGGCCGGAGACCATATGGTGTTGGACTGCTGATTGCTGGTTATGAT gaTATGGGCCCTCACATTTTCCAAACCTGTCCGTCTGCCAACTATTTTGACTGTAGAGCTATGTCCATTGGAGCCCGTTCTCAATCAGCTCGTACTTACTTGGAGAGACATATGTCTGGATTTATGGAGT GCAATTTAAATGAACTGGTGAAACATGGTCTGCGTGCCTTACGAGAGACGCTTCCGGCAGAACAGGACCTAACTACAAAG aaTGTCTCCATTGGAATTGTTGGTAAAGACTTGGAGTTCACgatttatgatgatgatgatgtatcTCCATTCCTGGAAGGTCTTGAAGAAAGACCGCAGAGAAAGGCACAG CCTGCTCAACCTGCTGATGAACCTGCAGAAAAGGCTGATGAACCAATGGAACATTAA
- the PSMA1 gene encoding proteasome subunit alpha type-1 isoform X3 produces MFRNQYDNDVTVWSPQGRIHQIEYAMEAVKQGSATVGLKSKTHAVLVALKRAQSELAAHQKKILHVDNHIGISIAGLTADARLLCNFMRQECLDSRFVFDRPLPVSRLVSLIGSKTQIPTQRYGRRPYGVGLLIAGYDDMGPHIFQTCPSANYFDCRAMSIGARSQSARTYLERHMSGFMECNLNELVKHGLRALRETLPAEQDLTTKPAQPADEPAEKADEPMEH; encoded by the exons ATG tttCGCAACCAGTATGACAATGATGTCACGGTTTGGAGCCCTCAG GGCAGGATTCATCAAATTGAGTATGCAATGGAAGCTGTCAAGCAAGGTTCAGCCACGGTTGGTCTGAAATCAAAAACCCATGCAGTGTTGGTTGCACTAAAG AGAGCACAGTCAGAGCTTGCAGctcatcagaaaaaaattctccatgtTGACAACCATATTGGTATCTCAATTGCGGGACTTACTGCTGATGCTAGACTGTTATG TAATTTTATGCGCCAGGAGTGTTTGGATTCCAGATTTGTATTTGACAGACCTCTTCCTGTGTCTCGTCTTGTATCTCTAATTGGAAGCA AGACCCAGATACCAACCCAGCGATATGGCCGGAGACCATATGGTGTTGGACTGCTGATTGCTGGTTATGAT gaTATGGGCCCTCACATTTTCCAAACCTGTCCGTCTGCCAACTATTTTGACTGTAGAGCTATGTCCATTGGAGCCCGTTCTCAATCAGCTCGTACTTACTTGGAGAGACATATGTCTGGATTTATGGAGT GCAATTTAAATGAACTGGTGAAACATGGTCTGCGTGCCTTACGAGAGACGCTTCCGGCAGAACAGGACCTAACTACAAAG CCTGCTCAACCTGCTGATGAACCTGCAGAAAAGGCTGATGAACCAATGGAACATTAA